From Halomicrobium salinisoli, the proteins below share one genomic window:
- a CDS encoding SHOCT domain-containing protein produces the protein MSWVTRNRHWLLFAGVVLTTMAAVGAFALAAATALAGVVAGGLLAVADAVATYLLFGVLLLGLDVVLAVALVVTLASRVSLPESDRLAGAVGAVERAAGRDARFARRLEPSVETRRERLRERYVDGEITELEFERRLDDLLEAERRGNPKAVGGRSGDRDERDRGVEIE, from the coding sequence GTGTCCTGGGTCACACGCAACCGTCACTGGCTGCTGTTCGCAGGCGTCGTCCTGACCACGATGGCGGCGGTGGGCGCCTTCGCGCTCGCCGCCGCGACGGCGCTGGCGGGCGTCGTCGCCGGCGGGCTCCTGGCCGTCGCCGACGCCGTCGCGACGTACCTCCTGTTCGGGGTGTTGCTGCTCGGGCTGGACGTCGTGCTCGCAGTCGCGCTGGTGGTCACCCTCGCGAGCAGGGTCTCGCTGCCGGAGAGCGACCGCCTCGCGGGCGCCGTCGGTGCGGTCGAACGGGCCGCCGGCAGGGACGCCCGGTTCGCCCGGCGGCTCGAGCCGTCCGTCGAGACGCGGCGCGAGCGGCTCCGCGAGCGGTACGTCGACGGTGAGATCACCGAACTGGAGTTCGAGCGCCGGCTGGACGACCTGCTGGAGGCCGAACGCAGGGGGAATCCGAAGGCGGTTGGGGGGCGGTCTGGCGACCGCGACGAGCGCGACCGGGGCGTGGAGATCGAGTAG
- a CDS encoding formate/nitrite transporter family protein, translated as MSPDDDDAENSVREAVERSRHGAPAAGAVVRDRFSSDEVFQRILAAADEEISVGSRELFFSGLAAGFAITITFLVYTAMYAKTGGDPVLSAILYPLGFIYIILGDYQLYTENTLPPVTLVLERLASVPALLRIWVVVLLANLAGGTAGAFALASTDVFTADAALAAEGFARTAIETPQATLFMKAVFAGLIVAGVVWVDYASRDTISRLVLVYVAFLAIPFANLYHVVVSYTEMVYLVFVGEVALMTGLVEFVIPVLVGNSVGGVVLVTVVNYFQTTERRLETARDDGVERRLAVGEWLLGSLVGRSYVPARGEPEPEPRTDD; from the coding sequence ATGAGTCCAGACGACGACGATGCCGAGAACAGCGTCCGCGAGGCCGTCGAGCGGTCCCGTCACGGCGCGCCGGCCGCGGGCGCGGTGGTGCGCGACCGCTTCTCGTCGGACGAGGTGTTCCAGCGCATCCTCGCCGCCGCGGACGAGGAGATCTCCGTCGGCTCCCGGGAGCTGTTCTTCAGCGGGCTGGCCGCCGGGTTCGCCATCACGATCACCTTTCTCGTCTACACGGCGATGTACGCCAAGACCGGCGGCGACCCGGTGCTGAGCGCCATCCTCTACCCGCTGGGGTTCATTTACATCATCCTCGGGGACTACCAGCTCTACACCGAGAACACGCTCCCGCCGGTGACGCTCGTACTGGAGCGGCTGGCGAGCGTGCCGGCGCTGTTGCGCATCTGGGTGGTCGTCCTGCTGGCCAACCTGGCCGGCGGTACGGCGGGCGCGTTCGCGCTGGCCTCGACGGACGTGTTCACCGCCGACGCGGCCCTCGCGGCCGAGGGGTTCGCGCGGACCGCCATCGAGACGCCGCAGGCCACGCTGTTCATGAAGGCCGTCTTCGCGGGCCTGATCGTCGCCGGCGTCGTCTGGGTGGACTACGCGTCGCGGGACACCATCTCGCGGCTCGTCCTCGTGTACGTCGCCTTCCTCGCCATCCCCTTCGCCAACCTCTACCACGTCGTCGTCTCGTACACGGAGATGGTCTACCTGGTCTTCGTCGGCGAGGTGGCGCTGATGACGGGGCTGGTGGAGTTCGTCATTCCCGTGCTGGTGGGCAACTCCGTCGGCGGCGTCGTGCTGGTGACGGTGGTGAACTACTTCCAGACCACCGAGCGCCGCCTGGAGACGGCCCGCGACGACGGCGTCGAGCGACGGCTCGCCGTCGGCGAGTGGCTGCTCGGCTCGCTCGTCGGCCGATCGTACGTCCCGGCGCGGGGCGAACCTGAGCCCGAACCGCGGACCGACGACTGA
- the folP gene encoding dihydropteroate synthase, producing MEFHDAANFLLDLRRFALRPGTDATRELLAELGDPHEGLDCVQIAGSNGKGSTARMVERTLREAGLDVGLYTSPHLDDVRERIQVNGRKLPEADLVEFVEAVEPYVTDRGAEGASPTFFETLTAMALWEFDRRDVDVAVVEVGIGGKLDATSVIDPVASAVTSVALEHTGILGDTIEEIARDVAHVAPAERPLVTAAAGDALGAVREVAGDVVQVAPDGAGGGTDDGASDADVTVEYGGREGLEGAVTLAGSDWRVETRLPLLGAHQAANAGVAAALCRQVADVDEATLARGLRNAHWPGRFEVMSRDPLVVLDGAHNPGGVERVAETLGEFDYDELHVVAGAMVDKDVREMAGHLPADHVVACQPDVDRAETDDVVARAFADATEAEVETRADAAGAFDVAREAAGENDCVLVTGSLYAVAEVRRRWVRPMIEKRLDDVDEAREAIKAAHVTDAGAWRMGGKAVHRVVRTRVQPRQASYLKEELLSLGGECAVSGLNEQDREPLEVLMMGTMAQYKRLAEKLDGHPYGLSAFAEELRAALDIRQPDDSRGYPWEDGTAVMGILNVTPDSFHDGGQFDGREDAVARAEAMVEAGADIVDVGGESTRPGADPVPEQEEIDRVVPVIEAIADLDAMISIDTRKAEVARAALDAGADVLNDVSGLEDPEMRLVAAEYDAPVVVMHSIEAPVDPDTDVHYDDVVQDVIDQLRERVLLAEKAGLDREQIIVDPGIGFGKSAAESFELLGRTHEFASLGCPVLIGHSHKSFLAGAGGEAGDAPDATVAATALAAERGADIVRVHDVERNAAAVNVVAAADDPESIDG from the coding sequence ATGGAATTCCACGACGCGGCGAACTTTCTCCTCGACCTGCGGCGGTTCGCCCTGCGTCCCGGGACCGACGCCACCCGGGAGCTCCTCGCCGAGCTCGGCGATCCACACGAGGGGCTGGACTGCGTCCAGATCGCCGGCTCGAACGGGAAGGGCTCGACCGCGCGCATGGTCGAGCGGACGCTCCGCGAGGCCGGGCTGGACGTCGGTCTCTACACGTCGCCCCACCTCGACGACGTCCGCGAGCGGATCCAGGTCAACGGCCGGAAGCTCCCCGAGGCCGACCTCGTCGAGTTCGTCGAGGCGGTCGAGCCGTACGTCACCGACCGCGGGGCCGAGGGCGCGTCGCCGACCTTCTTCGAGACGCTGACGGCGATGGCCCTCTGGGAGTTCGACCGGCGGGACGTCGACGTCGCGGTCGTCGAGGTCGGCATCGGCGGCAAGCTCGACGCCACGAGCGTGATCGACCCCGTCGCGAGCGCCGTCACCAGCGTGGCGCTCGAACACACCGGCATCCTCGGTGACACGATCGAGGAGATCGCCCGCGACGTGGCCCACGTCGCGCCGGCCGAGCGGCCGCTGGTCACGGCCGCTGCGGGCGACGCGCTCGGCGCCGTCCGCGAGGTGGCCGGCGACGTGGTTCAGGTGGCGCCCGACGGGGCTGGCGGTGGGACGGACGACGGGGCGAGCGACGCCGACGTCACCGTCGAGTACGGCGGCCGCGAGGGGCTGGAGGGCGCGGTGACGCTCGCCGGATCGGACTGGCGCGTCGAGACGCGCCTGCCCCTGCTGGGCGCTCACCAGGCCGCCAACGCCGGCGTCGCGGCGGCGCTGTGCCGGCAGGTGGCCGACGTCGACGAGGCGACGCTGGCCCGCGGCCTGCGCAACGCCCACTGGCCGGGCCGCTTCGAGGTGATGAGTCGGGATCCGCTGGTCGTCCTCGACGGCGCGCACAACCCCGGCGGCGTCGAGCGCGTCGCCGAGACGCTCGGGGAGTTCGACTACGACGAGTTGCACGTCGTCGCGGGCGCGATGGTCGACAAGGACGTCCGCGAGATGGCCGGGCACCTGCCGGCGGACCACGTCGTCGCCTGCCAGCCAGACGTCGACCGCGCCGAGACCGACGACGTCGTCGCGCGGGCGTTCGCGGACGCCACGGAGGCCGAGGTGGAGACCCGGGCCGACGCCGCTGGCGCGTTCGACGTCGCCCGCGAGGCGGCCGGCGAGAACGACTGCGTGCTGGTGACGGGGTCGCTGTACGCCGTCGCCGAGGTGCGCCGGCGCTGGGTCCGCCCGATGATCGAGAAGCGCCTCGACGACGTCGACGAGGCCCGCGAGGCGATCAAAGCGGCCCACGTCACCGACGCCGGCGCCTGGCGCATGGGCGGCAAGGCCGTCCACCGCGTCGTCCGGACGCGGGTCCAGCCCCGGCAGGCCAGCTACCTCAAGGAGGAGCTGCTGTCGCTCGGCGGGGAGTGCGCCGTCTCCGGGCTGAACGAGCAGGACCGCGAGCCCCTGGAGGTCCTCATGATGGGGACGATGGCCCAGTACAAGCGCCTGGCCGAGAAGCTCGACGGACACCCCTACGGGCTCTCCGCGTTCGCCGAGGAACTGCGGGCGGCCCTGGACATCCGGCAGCCCGACGACTCGCGTGGTTACCCGTGGGAGGACGGCACCGCCGTCATGGGCATCCTCAACGTGACGCCGGACTCGTTCCACGACGGCGGCCAGTTCGACGGCCGGGAGGACGCCGTCGCCCGCGCCGAGGCGATGGTCGAGGCGGGGGCCGACATCGTCGACGTCGGCGGGGAGTCGACCCGTCCCGGGGCCGATCCGGTCCCCGAGCAGGAGGAGATCGACCGCGTCGTCCCAGTGATCGAGGCGATCGCCGACCTCGACGCGATGATCTCGATCGACACCAGGAAGGCCGAGGTCGCCCGCGCGGCGCTGGACGCGGGCGCCGACGTCCTCAACGACGTTTCGGGGCTCGAGGACCCGGAGATGCGGCTGGTCGCGGCCGAGTACGACGCGCCCGTGGTCGTGATGCACAGCATCGAGGCGCCGGTCGACCCGGACACGGACGTCCACTACGACGACGTCGTCCAGGACGTGATCGACCAGCTCCGGGAGCGGGTCCTGCTGGCCGAGAAGGCCGGCCTCGACCGCGAACAGATCATCGTCGACCCGGGCATCGGGTTCGGCAAGTCCGCCGCCGAGAGCTTCGAGCTGCTCGGGCGGACCCACGAGTTCGCGTCGCTGGGCTGTCCGGTGCTGATCGGCCACTCCCACAAGTCCTTCCTCGCGGGCGCGGGCGGCGAGGCCGGGGACGCGCCCGACGCCACGGTGGCGGCGACGGCGCTGGCGGCCGAGCGTGGCGCTGACATCGTCCGCGTCCACGACGTCGAGCGGAACGCCGCGGCCGTGAACGTCGTCGCCGCGGCCGACGACCCCGAGTCGATCGACGGCTGA
- a CDS encoding DUF7504 family protein: MAVLNAAADALDTDALELPTLNDRVDPDYLARIPDATTADDGVRVAVEVSFGDVRVLLTDEGRVAAYPDEEAGDLRPTATADHDWTGPGSILDTIADAVATADGDAGASTEELLRRVDPETIDRVVRPMAGGTERTDSRLLLSIDGYEVTVAPDGRIAVEPSLSALERAGAALLVVGSVPEQEFDRAVSALLGGPEEERWPVFVLHGRDVETASRRLSMADASPASATVLDHRARARSGAAATAGDGGETDPLPSVIPVAEEMDALPDAVRETVGGPETTTPGELRLCVDSLDAMVEASGVDSVRQALEPLCETVREHRGVGQFLLPGDADDDAVCRLAPAFDAVVTLRTGDAGVEQRWRLTGTGHETSWFPVR, encoded by the coding sequence ATGGCAGTCCTGAACGCGGCTGCCGACGCGCTGGACACCGACGCTCTCGAGCTTCCGACGCTCAACGACCGAGTCGACCCGGACTACCTCGCCCGGATTCCCGACGCGACGACGGCGGACGACGGCGTCCGCGTCGCCGTCGAGGTCTCCTTCGGGGACGTTCGCGTCCTGCTCACGGACGAGGGGCGCGTCGCCGCCTATCCGGACGAGGAGGCCGGCGACCTCCGGCCGACGGCGACCGCGGACCACGACTGGACCGGACCGGGATCGATCCTCGACACGATCGCGGACGCGGTCGCGACCGCCGACGGCGATGCCGGCGCTTCGACGGAAGAACTGCTCCGGCGGGTCGATCCCGAGACGATCGATCGCGTCGTCCGACCGATGGCCGGCGGCACCGAGCGCACCGACAGCCGCCTCCTGCTCTCGATCGACGGCTACGAGGTGACCGTGGCGCCCGACGGTCGAATCGCCGTCGAGCCGTCGCTGTCGGCGCTCGAACGCGCCGGCGCGGCGCTGCTCGTCGTCGGATCGGTCCCCGAACAGGAGTTCGACCGGGCCGTCTCGGCGCTGCTGGGCGGGCCGGAGGAGGAGCGCTGGCCCGTGTTCGTCCTGCACGGCCGCGACGTCGAGACGGCGAGCCGCCGGCTCTCGATGGCCGACGCGTCGCCCGCCTCGGCCACGGTGCTCGACCACCGCGCGCGGGCCCGCAGCGGAGCGGCGGCGACGGCCGGCGACGGCGGCGAGACCGATCCGCTCCCGAGCGTGATCCCGGTCGCCGAGGAGATGGACGCGCTTCCCGACGCGGTCCGGGAGACGGTCGGCGGCCCCGAGACGACGACGCCCGGCGAGCTGCGGCTCTGCGTCGACTCCCTGGACGCGATGGTCGAGGCGAGCGGCGTCGATTCCGTCCGGCAGGCCCTGGAACCGCTCTGTGAGACGGTGCGCGAACACCGCGGCGTCGGTCAGTTCCTGCTGCCCGGCGACGCCGACGACGACGCGGTGTGCCGGCTCGCCCCCGCTTTCGACGCCGTGGTGACGCTGCGGACCGGCGACGCCGGCGTCGAGCAGCGCTGGCGGCTGACGGGGACGGGCCACGAGACGTCGTGGTTCCCCGTCCGATGA
- a CDS encoding DUF7503 family protein gives MSERNALTEFLADHPRLMGALLTACVLLTQAGSAIAANGSTTA, from the coding sequence ATGTCCGAACGCAACGCTCTGACCGAGTTCCTCGCTGACCACCCGCGACTGATGGGCGCCCTCCTGACGGCCTGCGTGTTGCTCACCCAGGCCGGCTCCGCGATCGCCGCCAACGGCTCGACGACGGCCTAG
- a CDS encoding GNAT family N-acetyltransferase — protein sequence MPTVTRLTTDAEWDAAVPILRQLWSHEDESFVRSWREEDDYRLYGYYVGEDELADGPADTDAVAEGEPEPDAELVAVAGVSVQRVLHHRRHAWIHDFVVDEVYRGRGHGAALLAWIESWARERDCEYVALACVAGNDGALAFYEDAGLETWGRVVERELD from the coding sequence ATGCCGACGGTCACGCGGCTGACCACCGACGCGGAGTGGGACGCGGCGGTCCCGATCCTCCGGCAGCTGTGGTCCCACGAGGACGAGTCGTTCGTCCGCTCGTGGCGCGAGGAGGACGACTACCGGCTCTACGGCTACTACGTGGGCGAGGACGAACTGGCAGACGGACCGGCCGACACCGACGCCGTCGCGGAGGGCGAGCCCGAACCGGACGCGGAACTCGTCGCCGTCGCGGGCGTCTCGGTCCAGCGGGTGCTCCACCACCGGCGACACGCCTGGATCCACGACTTCGTCGTCGACGAGGTCTACCGAGGTCGGGGCCACGGCGCGGCACTGCTGGCGTGGATCGAATCGTGGGCCCGCGAACGGGACTGCGAGTACGTCGCGCTGGCCTGCGTCGCGGGCAACGACGGGGCGCTGGCCTTCTACGAGGACGCGGGGCTGGAGACGTGGGGCCGCGTCGTCGAGCGGGAGCTCGACTGA
- a CDS encoding class I SAM-dependent methyltransferase, whose product MDQRDVVSEADRGEASAGENGSELCERHVIREGYDEIAEAYDERRRAEGPERDLAEAFAADLPDGSRVLDAGCGAGRPVLETLAREHDVVGLDISTGQLRIARERAPDERFAQGDLANLPVRDDAVDGVASFHAVIHVPKDEHADVLSEFHRVLRPGGDLLVVMGDDAWEGRNDDWLDAGAAMEWSFFGRDRNRDLLAGAGFDVVDERVLDDELGGQFAFFRARA is encoded by the coding sequence ATGGATCAGCGCGACGTCGTCAGCGAGGCCGACCGAGGGGAGGCCTCGGCCGGAGAGAACGGGAGTGAGCTGTGCGAACGACACGTGATCCGCGAGGGCTACGACGAGATCGCCGAGGCCTACGACGAGCGGCGCCGCGCCGAGGGGCCGGAGCGGGACCTCGCGGAGGCGTTCGCCGCCGACCTCCCGGACGGCAGTCGCGTCCTCGACGCCGGCTGCGGCGCCGGCCGCCCGGTCCTCGAGACCCTCGCTCGCGAGCACGACGTCGTCGGGCTCGACATCTCGACGGGGCAGCTCCGGATCGCCCGCGAGCGCGCGCCCGACGAGCGGTTCGCGCAGGGCGACCTCGCGAACCTGCCCGTCCGGGACGACGCCGTCGACGGCGTCGCGTCCTTCCACGCGGTCATCCACGTCCCGAAGGACGAACACGCCGACGTCCTCTCGGAGTTCCACCGGGTGCTCCGCCCCGGCGGCGACCTGCTGGTCGTGATGGGCGACGACGCCTGGGAGGGGCGCAACGACGACTGGCTCGACGCCGGCGCCGCGATGGAGTGGAGCTTCTTCGGCCGCGACCGGAACCGGGACCTGCTCGCCGGCGCGGGCTTCGACGTCGTCGACGAGCGCGTCCTCGACGACGAGCTCGGCGGTCAGTTCGCGTTCTTCCGGGCGCGGGCCTGA
- a CDS encoding DEAD/DEAH box helicase translates to MTLGDVYDAIDAVGKPHLTPAELARKTDLDLSPDHAREALERLAEESDLERQDVTGADAVYFPPDLDAVTDRERVILFPDRREVVVQHADQFTRAQLSQFARLVDTNRSGGAIYEIREEDIWQAPYDSLEDLLATMHDVLGERSPHLDEWVTSQWERARKFRLYTHEDGYDVLEADSDDLMGNVARQKLDDDVLRAPISDSEAWVNEDKTAQLKRTLYEAGYPVRDERDLEEGAHLDVELRLRLRDYQADWVQRFTEQGSGVFVGPPGSGKTVAAMGVMEAVGGETLILVPSRELATQWREELLRQTDLDEDQIGEYHGGEKQIRPVTIATYRTAGMDRHRKLFDQRKWGLIVYDEVHHVPADVYRRSTDLQSKHRLGLTATPTRESDDEEEIFTLVGPPIGTDWSALFDAGFVQEPEVEIRLVPWESDEIANEYVSAVGHGRRQTAATNPAKVEEIRYILQDHPAAKALVFVEYLDQGEALSEALDAPFISGETPHARREKLFDEFRLGGQDVLIVSRVGDEGIDLPDAELAVVASGLGGSRRQGAQRAGRTMRPVGDALLYLLATRGTEEEDFVRRQMRHLASKGIRVSESESEVEPAGEGGGEPEPGDGDGDAAESADGATIDADDGD, encoded by the coding sequence GTGACGCTGGGCGACGTCTACGACGCCATCGACGCGGTCGGCAAGCCCCACCTCACGCCGGCGGAACTGGCCCGGAAGACCGACCTCGACCTCTCACCCGACCACGCCCGCGAGGCCCTGGAGCGGCTGGCCGAGGAGAGCGACCTCGAGCGCCAGGACGTGACCGGCGCGGACGCCGTCTACTTCCCGCCGGACCTCGACGCGGTGACCGACCGCGAGCGCGTGATCCTGTTCCCGGACCGCCGCGAGGTCGTCGTCCAGCACGCCGACCAGTTCACCCGTGCCCAGCTGTCGCAGTTCGCCCGCCTGGTCGACACCAACCGATCGGGCGGTGCCATCTACGAGATCCGCGAAGAGGACATCTGGCAAGCACCGTACGACTCGCTCGAGGACCTGCTCGCCACGATGCACGACGTCCTGGGAGAGCGGTCGCCGCACCTCGACGAGTGGGTCACCAGCCAGTGGGAGCGCGCCCGGAAGTTCCGGCTGTACACCCACGAGGACGGCTACGACGTCCTCGAGGCGGACAGCGACGACCTGATGGGCAACGTCGCGCGCCAGAAGCTCGACGACGACGTGCTGCGCGCGCCCATCTCCGACTCCGAGGCGTGGGTCAACGAGGACAAGACCGCCCAGCTCAAGCGGACCCTCTACGAGGCGGGCTACCCCGTCCGCGACGAGCGCGACCTGGAGGAGGGCGCCCACCTCGACGTCGAACTGCGCCTGCGCCTGCGGGACTACCAGGCCGACTGGGTCCAGCGGTTCACCGAGCAGGGCTCGGGCGTGTTCGTCGGGCCGCCGGGCTCGGGCAAGACCGTCGCCGCGATGGGCGTCATGGAGGCCGTCGGCGGCGAGACGCTGATTCTGGTGCCCTCGAGGGAGCTGGCAACCCAGTGGCGCGAGGAGCTGCTGCGACAGACGGACCTCGACGAGGACCAGATCGGCGAGTACCACGGCGGCGAGAAGCAGATCCGCCCGGTCACCATCGCCACCTACCGCACCGCCGGGATGGACCGCCACCGGAAGCTGTTCGACCAGCGCAAGTGGGGCCTGATCGTCTACGACGAGGTCCACCACGTGCCCGCCGACGTCTACCGCCGGAGCACGGACCTCCAGAGCAAGCACCGGCTGGGCCTGACGGCGACGCCGACCCGCGAGTCCGACGACGAGGAGGAGATCTTCACGCTCGTCGGCCCGCCGATCGGCACCGACTGGTCGGCGCTGTTCGACGCCGGCTTCGTCCAGGAGCCGGAGGTCGAGATCCGGCTGGTCCCCTGGGAGAGCGACGAGATCGCCAACGAGTACGTCTCCGCCGTGGGCCACGGCCGCCGCCAGACCGCGGCGACCAACCCCGCGAAGGTCGAGGAGATCCGGTACATCCTCCAGGACCACCCCGCCGCGAAGGCACTGGTGTTCGTCGAGTACCTGGACCAGGGCGAGGCGCTCTCCGAGGCACTGGACGCCCCCTTCATCAGCGGCGAGACGCCCCACGCCCGCCGCGAGAAGCTCTTCGACGAGTTCCGGCTGGGCGGGCAGGACGTCCTGATCGTCTCCCGCGTCGGCGACGAGGGGATCGACCTGCCCGACGCCGAACTCGCCGTCGTCGCCTCCGGCCTGGGCGGCAGCCGCCGCCAGGGCGCCCAGCGGGCCGGCCGGACGATGCGCCCCGTCGGCGACGCCCTCCTCTACCTGCTGGCGACCCGCGGCACCGAGGAGGAGGACTTCGTCCGCCGGCAGATGCGCCACCTCGCCTCGAAGGGCATCCGGGTCTCCGAGAGCGAGAGCGAGGTCGAACCGGCCGGCGAGGGCGGCGGCGAACCGGAGCCTGGCGACGGTGACGGCGACGCGGCCGAGTCTGCGGACGGTGCGACGATCGACGCCGACGACGGCGACTGA
- a CDS encoding glycosyltransferase family 4 protein codes for MRVAFVSMKTSHYRDTKGARRLERLARQMADAGHDVTVYCARWWDGDERRFEPDDISYRAVTAEPNAAAFAARLPVRIARNGADVVHARPMPPESVPAAKLGGALARAPLLVDWFGDEDLPGGRRTEWAARAPDRIVTPSEMVRTNAREQGADGDATTVIPESIDVDLIRETAPAETVDVAFAHPLDESANVESLMLGLAELRERDWSATIIGDGPYREDYERQARDLRIDDRVTFAGACDREERVSLYRGAHVFVQTAYREQFATELLWALACGCVGIVEYQARSSAHELIEQRERSFRVTSTQGMAEAIVDAGTYERRTFDEDFAEFDHDAVRGEYEDLYARLIDERGLF; via the coding sequence ATGCGCGTGGCGTTCGTCTCCATGAAGACTTCCCATTACCGGGACACGAAGGGGGCACGTCGGCTGGAGCGGCTCGCCCGGCAGATGGCCGACGCGGGCCACGACGTGACCGTTTACTGCGCGCGGTGGTGGGACGGGGACGAGCGCCGCTTCGAGCCAGACGACATCAGCTACCGCGCGGTGACCGCGGAGCCGAACGCCGCGGCCTTCGCGGCGCGCCTGCCCGTCCGGATCGCCCGCAACGGCGCGGACGTGGTCCACGCGCGCCCGATGCCGCCGGAGAGCGTCCCGGCGGCGAAGCTCGGCGGCGCGCTGGCCCGCGCCCCCCTGCTCGTCGACTGGTTCGGAGACGAGGACCTCCCCGGCGGCCGTCGGACGGAGTGGGCCGCCCGCGCGCCGGACCGGATCGTGACGCCCTCCGAGATGGTCCGGACGAACGCCCGGGAGCAGGGGGCCGACGGCGACGCGACAACGGTAATCCCCGAGAGCATCGACGTGGACCTGATCCGAGAGACGGCTCCGGCCGAGACGGTCGACGTGGCCTTCGCACACCCGCTGGACGAGAGCGCCAACGTCGAGAGCCTCATGCTGGGGCTGGCCGAACTCCGGGAGCGGGACTGGTCGGCGACGATCATCGGCGACGGCCCCTACCGCGAGGACTACGAGCGACAGGCACGGGACCTGCGGATCGACGACCGCGTGACCTTCGCCGGGGCCTGCGACCGCGAGGAGCGCGTGTCCCTCTACCGCGGCGCGCACGTGTTCGTCCAGACGGCCTACCGCGAGCAGTTCGCCACGGAGCTTCTGTGGGCGCTGGCCTGTGGCTGCGTCGGCATCGTGGAGTACCAGGCCCGCTCCAGCGCCCACGAGCTGATCGAACAGCGCGAGCGGAGCTTCCGGGTGACCAGCACGCAGGGGATGGCCGAGGCCATCGTCGACGCCGGTACCTACGAACGGCGGACGTTCGACGAGGACTTCGCCGAGTTCGACCACGACGCGGTCCGCGGCGAGTACGAGGACCTCTACGCCCGGCTGATCGACGAGCGCGGGCTGTTCTGA